The window AGAGAAGCAGGCATGTGttggaagaacaaagagaaCGACTATTTAGTTGACTTCCAGGCAAAGATTCTTGAACGTTCCGGTCTTGGTCAAGAAACGTACATCCCAGAAGGTCTTCAGTGCTTCCCGCTTCAGCAAGGCCTGGGGGCTTCACGTAAAGAGACGGAGGAAGTAATATTCGGAGCTCTTGACAATCTTTTTCACAACACCGGTGTAGAACCTGATGATATCGGTATCATGGTGGTGAACTCTAGCACGTTTAATCCAACTCCATCACTCGCGTCCATGATTGTGAACAAGTACAAACTCAGAGACAACATCAAGAGTTTGAACCTTGGAGGAATGGGTTGCAGTGCTGGAGTTATAGCTGTTGATGCCGCCAAGGGATTACTACAAGTTCATAGGAACACTTATGCTATTGTAGTAAGCACAGAGAACATCACTCAGAACTTGTACttagggaaaaacaaatcaatgcTTGTCACAAACTGCTTGTTCCGGCTTGGTGGTGCTGCGGTTCTGCTTTCCAACAGATCTAGAGACCGTGCACGCGCGAAATACCAGCTCCTTCACACGGTACGGATACATACTGGATCTGATGATAGGTCCTTCGAGTGTGCAAcgcaagaagaagatgaagatggcaTAATTGGAGTTACCTTGACAAAGAATCTACCAATGGTGGCAGCAAGGACTCTTAAGATCAATATTGCAACTTTGGGTCCTCTTGTTCTTCCATTGAAAGAGAAGCTTGCCTTCTTTATTACTtttgtcaagaagaagtatTTCAAGCCAGAGTTGAAGAATTATACACCAGACTTCAAGCTTGCCTTTGAGCATTTCTGTATCCACGCTGGTGGAAGAGCTCTTATAGATGAGCTGGAGAAGAATCTTAAGCTTTCTCCCTTACACGTAGAGGCGTCAAGAATGACACTACACAGGTTTGGTAATACTTCTTCGAGCTCAATTTGGTATGAGTTGGCTTATACAGAAGCTAAAGGAAggatgaaggaaggagataggATTTGGCAGATTGCTTTGGGGTCAGGTTTTAAGTGCAACAGTTCAGTCTGGGTGGCTCTACGAGACGTTAAGCCTTCAGCTAACAGTCCATGGGAAGACTGTCTGGACAGATACCCGGTTGAGATTGATATTTAATGTTATGATTAAGCCCTTACGTACGGCTTATAGTCTAAACTATCTTATCTTGTTTGTTCTTTAAAGAGTTTGTATTGAATGTTGTTGCTGTCTCTGTTCGCTTTGTTTTGGTACTGAATTTtctttacataattaattaacagTCATTTCAAGAATACATGGATGGCCACAACTTGTTTTATAATGGTAATATGTACTATGTAGCCAACTGGTTGTGAAGCGGTCACGAATCATATCCATACTTCCATAGATGTAACACTGatatagttacaaaaataaaaacagtcaACCGAGTTTCTCAGGATGATGGCATAGAAATATTGGTGGCTTGAAGACTAGTGAGACGATGGAAGCAAAAGTGACAAGGGGTTAAAGAAACTGTCATGAAAATTTGCCTTAGGGTATGGCCACGGTAACATATTGGCCACTTCCGTAACTGTTGCCACCAAATAGCCAATGCCCCATTGATGGATAAATGTTATAGACACACAGGTCACGGTAGTTTCGGTGGCTGGTAGCCCAATACATGCATACAAAACACAGCCATGTTATTTCTATTTTTCGTTGTTACCAAATTTAGATATTTCGaatttctattatattaaataatttttcttttataattggaaaatttaactaaaatataaatcattatatgataaaaattggTGCAATTTAATACTTGGAAAATTACACATAAATTAAcagaattataataaaaatatatgtataacatGATTATAAATAGTtctatgttttatataaataaataaattattttatgatttaatacatttaaaggaaaaaaaaagatttgttatgtttaaatttgaatattaaattttggCAAGTCGACTAAAATACAgtccaaataaaataaaataaactgtaTGACATCACTAAGTATCAATTCATAATACCTACATCAAATGTATTAATGTTAAtggaataatatataaattgtttcaAGTATACAATTGTTTCAAGTATACAATTTAGCCCTTACCTAATACAGTATAAGTGatcaaaaaacataaataaatctGTCAAGCGGATACCTTTCCATCTTTGTTAAATAAATCTGTCCAAGGTGTTAAATATTTCTCAGTTTGACGTGATAAAATGATCGAAGAAGCTGCTAGTTCTACACTTCTACTTTGTTTGCCCGTTAAAAGGGACACATATAGTTCCATCCGATCATCTCTAGCTATGTTGTGCTTGTGCTTCGTGAAGTTAATCATGTCCCATCATTGATGGCATCTCAATCTTCATGTTGAGCATCCACATGAGAAAGATAGTCGCATGTTCAGAAAAATCACCGTGATGGACCTACATCAATCGGAGTCCAAATCTATGATCCTTGTAAGGTTACACACAttgcaaacaaaacataaaatatctatctcctatatattaatagaaaagcacacttgcaaaaaaaaaaagctgacgTATTAGCGTTATAGAGCTCAGAACACCTTTTATCAATTAATCctcaaaatatcaatttatttacaGCTCTTtgccattgtatttatttattttaaataaaaactcataaaaaaataaaccctaaatGATACACTCATAAAGCAGAACCTCTCCTCTCACCTATTATAAATACATTCTTCTTTTCACTAAAATATCTAAcatcaaagcaacaaaaaaacctccaaaattttaacaaaacttCATCTACAATTTTCACATGAAATGAGACTCAAGTTGAAGGTGCACCTAAACAGCCACCACGAGGATCATGTCCCATTGGACggtaagatttatttttatgctatattctatttttatactaataaaaatctatattacaTATGAACATGCTCCAAAAGATGTACTCCACATACCAATTGATCAGACTCATATGATGAAGATATTGGTTCAGTACTTAATCAAGGAAGACGGACTCACAAAAGTCAAAGAAATAGAATCAAAATAAGCCATGACAATTAGGAAACAAATATTGTTCTAGATTAGAATTATTTCATATGTATTAAGAAACAGGAATAAGCACAATAATGTGATTTGCAGAATTCAATTAATAGATGTATTTCATTCggataatttatatttatttcatattaattttaaaattcatcaaGCACATCTATTTTCATCATCTACATATTAGCCTCacaccaaaaacacaacaaGTAAAACCCACAAAATATAAAGTCCATAGATAATAATTTGCTTTTGtctaccaatttttttttctcggccAATGTATCATATACTAGGAAATataaatgaaaaggaaaaaagttatcttttaaaaaataatttatggtAACAACTGTGTTATTATTCTGTTTTAACAACCTACGGGTTTATtgttctatttttaaaaaataaagtaattccTTGATTAAAAGATATTATATACGAGTACGATATATGTTCCTTTTAATTCTAAAACAGTGCTATATTTAAGGATTTAATTTCCCTATagtatataaatgtaaaaaaaaaaaaaaaatccaaagggAATATTCGTTACCTAAGTTTGTCCTAAATGCCCTAAAAAAAGCCATAATATCAAAttagtaaaattaattttctgtTTCCAATTTAGATGTCAATAAGCGTATTCCTTGATTAAAGATGTAAATAAGGTATGACGTGATATTGTATTATTCTTGAAAAGTGATTAAATgcacaaattttaatattaagttttagaataaaaattaatcacgtaaaaatatcaaaataatgaCTTGccgaaaaggaaaaatatatacaaaacttAATCCTAGATTCGaatcaaaaaaggaaataacatctaaacatatttaatataaGTAAACTAATTTTGCCTAAAAATCCGAAAATATGATCCTAATCCAAGATTTGCAATCAACAAATTGCTTAATAGGAGGGAtgtgaattttaaaaaaatgaaaaagtaaaacCCTCATGGAAATTAATACCcctatatataatgttttcctATCACACATTTCCACTggttcaccaatcaaatatatTCCAAGTTTCAAAGCAATTTAGCTTTTATTTTCTCGCGGCTTCTTTCAACAATGTTTATGGTTtggaaaccttttaaaaacatgtgaaaaataAAGGTGACGATCAGACTATGGAAACTACAATATTGCAACATAAAATACTTTTAcgaaataaagaaattatagtTTTCCAATGTAAATACAAAcgataatacatatatatagaagacaatatattttctacccaaaataagaaaaaataattgttaaagAATATTAGTATGTCAAATACattaataacaaagaaaaattatatgatataatttatagttaaaCATTTTCATCCGCAACGCGCGGGTTATGTACCTAGTTAGTGTTGTACAATGTaaactttttataaagaaaagaaaaagaaaaaacagtacCTTGTAATAAGTGATGTTAGTGAAGGTCCTAAGTCGAACCCAACAACAATTCAAGGTAAGGCCCAATACAAGTCAAACCCACCTACTCAACCACA is drawn from Camelina sativa cultivar DH55 chromosome 1, Cs, whole genome shotgun sequence and contains these coding sequences:
- the LOC104793353 gene encoding 3-ketoacyl-CoA synthase 8-like; translation: MKNLKTVFFKIFFISSMAALAMKQFQINLDDLQNLFLHQIQNNLQTISLLSFLVGFVWILYMLTRPKAVYLVDFSCYLPPSHLKVNIQTLMGHARRAREAGMCWKNKENDYLVDFQAKILERSGLGQETYIPEGLQCFPLQQGLGASRKETEEVIFGALDNLFHNTGVEPDDIGIMVVNSSTFNPTPSLASMIVNKYKLRDNIKSLNLGGMGCSAGVIAVDAAKGLLQVHRNTYAIVVSTENITQNLYLGKNKSMLVTNCLFRLGGAAVLLSNRSRDRARAKYQLLHTVRIHTGSDDRSFECATQEEDEDGIIGVTLTKNLPMVAARTLKINIATLGPLVLPLKEKLAFFITFVKKKYFKPELKNYTPDFKLAFEHFCIHAGGRALIDELEKNLKLSPLHVEASRMTLHRFGNTSSSSIWYELAYTEAKGRMKEGDRIWQIALGSGFKCNSSVWVALRDVKPSANSPWEDCLDRYPVEIDI